aaaatcttgAAGAATTGGTGTGATATCCATCCAACCCTAAACTTCATGACTACGTATAAAATGAGCTTTCTaaaagaaactttttttttttgctagaaaaaatGAATTATATTAACTGAGAAAGTTACATAGTAGAATTTAGGAATTCAGGGATGTACCCCATCCATTCCCCAGAGGTTCTAGACCTTCTGCAGAACTTTGCAGCTTTGTCTGCCAACATAGTATTGTTTCTTTTTAGAAATTCAAATCTAACTAGACTAAAACAAGAAATGATTGATTTACAGTCATCTATGACTGTTTTATTTTCCCAGTGCGATTGGCTATTACTAGAACTAAAAGAGTCTATAACTGCTTTAGCATCACTGACAAAGCATACTTTATCTAGGCCTTTGTCTTTTGCCCAATTCACTGCTTCCAACAAGGCCAGACTTTCAGCTTCTTCAGCTTTCCTCACATTCCCGGCTTTGAGCTTGCATCCGATAAATGAGCCTGCAAGGTCAGTCAAGACCAAACCAATACCAGATAGGTTAGTATCTTTATCATAGGAAGCATCACTGAAAACTACATGACAATCAATAGGCAAAGAGCTAGTAACTTGATCAATTGTTTTATCCACAACAAGAACTGATCTAGTATTAACATGAATATCAGAGTTGTGCAGATATAGTTTAGTATCATTAACAAGCTTAAGAAAGAGTCTAGCAGTTAAATGATGATTAAGATTTTTCCCCTGAAAAACATGGTAACATCTATCTTTCCAAATGCTCCAAGcaatagaaaagacatcacctgCATTCTTATTTATTGCAACATCTGTAAGCCATTTAATGACCCAGTCTTTCAGATTAATATTCAAAGAACTATCTTGTTCAATAGCATCTGCAAAAGGTGTTATAGACCAAACAACCTTAGAGAAATCACAGTGAAGAATAATATGTTCAGGTAATTCATGAGAACCAGAATTACACATGCTACACAGTGTGTCATGACCATTACTGAATCtagcaagaacagttttggcaggTAAAATGTATTCATAGCATTTCCAAACAAAGATCTGAACCTTAGATAATATAGGCAGGCTCCACAGGCTTTTATAAACAGGGTTAACACTCTGAGGATTATTCATGAAGACATTTTGGCCAGAAATAACTTGGTAGGCAGACTTAACAGAGTTTTCAATCTTGGTGAAGAAATAACTTTCTAAAAGAAACTTGGGGATtacttttctagggttttcaatCTTGGTATGAGCTAGCCTTGTTAGCTCAATCTCTGAAGCTCACTCCTTTGTGAGTTTTCAATTTTTATTCTAATTTGCTCTTTTTGTCAAATATTTTTTTCTAAAATTTTGCGGTATCAACCGTTGGCGATGGTTTCTTACGACTTTGTAAGAGTGGATGACTAACCTCATATCACTTGAGTTTGGAGAACTATGATTGCAAGAATTTGGGTTCTTTATCAGACGGATTGCAACGACTCACTCAACTTACACATTTGCAAATTGAAGGTTGCTGGAATTTGAAATTTTTGCCAGATGAAGGACTAGAACGACTCACTGCTCTAAGAAATTTGAGGATCATAGATTGCCATCCGGATCTACATAGACAATGCAGGAATGAGGAAGGACACTACTGGGAAAAGATTTCACACATTCACGAACTTCAAATTGGTTGACCCCAGGTGTATTTAATATTGTTATAagtaccgatcaaaaaaaaaaattgttataagTAGCATTTTTTGAACTTAGCTCATGCGTATATCATACAATATTCACATTATTATCCTTAATTATGTTTTACTTTGGATTCAAATGTGGGGTAGCTTGTTAGTTTACAATTTCAATCAGAAAAATGATACATCGATGTAGTTTGATTATATCAAGAAACTTTCAGCTTATTCCTATTGCAGTTAATGTATATGTTTATTAAGGTTTTGTTACCTTGTGAAagtaataatatactaaaaacaTATTTAATTGTTTTTAGTTTCCAAGTAATAATAAACACAAACGTAAATTcaatcatcaacaacaagagACGAAACATACTACTCCCTCcctacctattatataggcggaattttgatttttttttctcccaCTAGATAGGCGGAGTCCTATTTCCAAGATGAATTTTCTCCCAAATACCCTTATTTATTGTGCATGAAAAATTGTAATGAGAATAGGACAAAgggtaaaataaaaaatgatatgAAATGTTATGAATCCAAAACAatttttcttaatctaagagaattgtCCCCTCCGCCTATATAAGTGGTACCGAGggagtaatatttattttaattttcaaacACCGACAGCAACCACAATATAAGTTCCAAATGTCATAAAAACAGGCACaagaaaacaacaagaaatgctttttaaattgaaatttaaaaacacAGATAAACTGTAATACAACTGTTCTTTTATCTTATTTGTAAATGTTACCTTAAGTTAAAGATGCATATACAAGATATAGATGATCTACGATTGAAGTTTGTATACGAGTGATGCAAATTGATTAGAGCATATTTATGCTACTACATACCGAGGCGTAAGTGGCTTAAATTTTCAGTTAGTATTGACTGTTCTTGTAGACTTCGGGAACCAAGAATAAGAGCTGAATAATGCAGACTGCATTCAAGAAACATTAATGCACCAAAGAGACTAATTTTGCTATCTCTCGTGGGCgttgattttccacccaatttgtaTTGAAGGACGATTATTCAGAACCCAAATCTTAAGAAGTCTACTCTCAACCCAATCATTATGGCACTGACAGTCTAACACGGTAACACAGTGATAGTCGAAAGAGGGAGGAAGATTCCAACCAACAAATAAAAGGACCACAAGGAGAGTGTACaatgaaattaaaaagaaaaagagaaagaatacTACAAAAAGGTCTAGGTACTATTGACTGTTCTTGTGGACTTTGGGAACCAACAATAAAAGCTGAATAATGCGGACGCATTCAAGAAACACTAATGCACATTAAATTCAGATAACTCCAACATATGATAACTCCCATGGCAAACCCATTTTTTCCGATGAAATGGATGTTTACCCACGCCCAGATAGAGTTGTGTCAAATGGTAGTTTGGTAGATGGTCTGTTTGTTGATACGAGAATTCTTAAGGGCATCGGAAGAAAATTGTTGCAAAAGGCAAGATATATAGGGAACTACCTGAAACCATGATTGAAATGTGCGTTTCTTCTAAAATTGTGACCGATTTGAAAATGCTTCCAAAAGAGTGATCATGACCGGTCAACGGACATGTATGTCCTAATCTATTACGGAAATACCGAATTTTATCCTATCCGTATGTGTGATATGTGGATAtcggatttttttattattactttttggtttttataatATTATGGTAAGTTTATTTTTGATTGAGGCCCCACCATTTTTTTACTGATGCCACGTGGATGTGTAGTAAggatcaaggtttgaaaaacggccgttttttccgaaaaaacgtccgttataacgctcacgcccatataccgtgcccgtgaggctcaccaacacgcttacctaaataacaccgataaataggaaaaaatggcgttatttagacccgttataaccgttttcacacctgtgattaccgtttttctaaaattaatatttcaatttttttcttctaaataacattttaacacacgttttttacaccgtattttccgttttcataccggttaaacccgtttttaaggaaaaaaaagttgagttggagaaattcttattcaatttttaatttcaaacttacaactaaaattttataaataatcattaaacacttcaaattttataaacttacaataagtaacctagtgacagtagtgcttgaaattttaaacttagacaaaccaacttgtaccggcattttttttcgacttattcaagtattttctgttttctcgacgattctcagttgattcctcctcctcttcctccgcctcatattggttcacgtaatgcatttggctgtcgtagttaacagtatcgtcatcttcataaccatagtcttcttcctcattatcattacgattatctacttcattattgatattaatattggaattatactcttcattaattcctcgggtatcttcttctggacgatcttcagtgtaatgagaattgtatatgggattttcattttcatgaccttgtgtattgtctccaaatgttaggttaccaaagtcataaacaaagttactcactggcaacctttgatatgagatttcaacttctggatcatgccattcgtatggtggagggagaggctctggattattagctgcttcctcttccaattcatttaaccaatgttcttcctgaggtaaaactggtgtttcatcatcccctgctatccaatcaagcatattttcatctgtcagcaggctatgaacatcgtggacatcgatgttatgtcgctttgctttaccttgaactctttgctgctccaatcttaaattgtactgaacatataccaaatcgtttattattgacgaaactaaacggttgcgtagtttggtgtgaattctttcaaacacactccaattcctctcggatccagacgatgtgtttgtctggcttactatctttaccgcgatcctctggagtgatggaaactgagcaccgtatgacaaccaccagcttacaggatcaccttgcagagcagccaatcttgctgatggtgatgcaaattggccttgcatcatttgcattcttcccgcctaaaaatatcaaaaactgtgaatagaaattcatataattacgaaattaattgttaataaaaattcacacctctagcatgcatgtcgcttgttcttgagggctactaatcattttttatataacttcactgagacaaatttggggctgagaaatttcattgttgatgagattggatgctgggttgtagatataatatggattcagaaaatgcgctgcagcatgaagaggagaactcaactgatctttccatcgtcggttaatcgcacctacaatagaattatttcgagttttacccaaacccctttctataatttccacacatgtagcaagtgcatgaaacaaataacccatggtaggtttatctgaatccaagaaacggatcattttcaataaaggaccaaccatcatgcatgcattttggcatgtgtgccaaaacatctcattcaaaataatggttttcacatctttagccgtacgagtttttccttctggcgagttcacaaattcttggtctacaaaaagactctcgattgcattaccttgttaagccagggcgcaatagattgcgtcccccagaatgttgtctgaatctagcaagaacccaaccatgattataaataaatttactgatttttctagcttctgaaatcaatgatacttttgattgcgataaaatttgtcgcaaaccttgttaagccagggcgcaatagattgcgccccccagaatgttgtctgaatctagcaagaacccaaccataattataaataaatttactgatttttctagCTTCTGAAATCACACCTTTAACAAAGGGGAACTTTTCAGTATCTTCCAACATCAAATCCAACACATGAGTTGCACAAGGTACCCAAAAAAATGTACCATACTCTATGGCCAATCTCATACCtattaaaacaaaatgagaaatgaattaataatatataaaaataaacaactgtaattaaattaagttgtaatagttacctgcggctttgaattgggatccttgatcagttactatttgaacaatatttgtcgGACCTATATCTTCTATAACCGGTCTGAACAAACTCATCAAATACTCTGCTGTCAACCGATTATGCTCGATGTCAATGCTTTTCAAAAATGCTGTCCCATGGCCACTGTAAACTAAGAAGTTTACAATCgtatggttatttttgttttttcaaccatctgacatgagtgtacacccatactctctccaataatttcgttggaccgacaccacatccttctgaatcctttgtttttcctgccttaataatgggttcgacaacttataggaagacggagctctgtatgattttccgaaatttgcaactgcattgaatgcctcgtggtactgagttgagttggccacattgaagggaatatcattagcatagaaaaacgtccaacagaagaatcaactttttcccggcatgttttacttctcccaaaattcgccatgctaggttgagaatccctattagtattatattgtcctcccatatctacagacatcctaggtgctttgtgtggtgtacgcattgaagaactaggtatgtccatagaggcctgtggacgctgtgatgtaccttctccggcattagtattcttactttttcgtccaaaaaggttcttcaacttcgataacccgcccattttattttgtgttaccggcgcttgttcttcttcatctatatcatgcacagggttccacggttcattttcatacatatcttgaatttttgtatcttcatattcagtttctggtACTCGTTGCCGTTTTGCTTTGTTTCTGTCTTGCACCCATACTTTTGCTAAATTTTTAATCTCAGGTGGCACATGCATGCAGGGAGTAATTGTATCTCTTTGTTGTGGAAAATGCATTTTGAAACGCGAAATTCCCGCAGAtacttctttttcacaaaaattacacttcaactttttaccatcactcattacagtacaatatgcatgaaaaacacctcgttttgcagatgttgatccttccattatattctgtaagtaggaaatttcacatagcaataattgacatatataaatacaagttaagtggacatattccatcaatataaaaatgGTTAGAGTAGCATTATAATTAGAAATCACAAGTTGCGTTAGTCATTTACTCAACTTGAATATTAAAAGTTGAAATTAAGGATCATGTAGCCTCTCATTTTTTCATGATTGAGAACAGGAATACAAACATACCAtacatcaattcatcatgccattttttttataaagaaacaatgattttttacgtgccaactgattcaagttgatggactatttaattatgaatattaacatttattaaaacatttcttaaataaatgataataaaatgaacaaaaaatctatatttcttaaatactgtacaacctccaaatgcaaaagaaaaagataaatcgactccctgacttccttctctcactctctttttctctagctagtctctgactctcttcctgttgcattccttgttggttagtcttgtagcaagtagctaagagcctaggagtattatttgacaacaaagttttgactgcttttgaatccgaatatgcattattgaaatattggggaatgcattgaactattcgagtgacaacttgaacatatcaagtggatagtgatagtatgcgtgtctaaatattgtcggtagacgataactacaatgcattgttataagtcatagacttagggttgtgaattttactagatatccataaatttgtatgttaaaaacccataaacaaataaataaaaaatcaaataaataaattaaaccaaaaaaaatgaaaaaacgtagtaacaacgttatttagacctgttgtaaccgttttcacagctgtaattaccgttacataggaaattcagatcaaaaattatttatttttcttatttaaccgttatcacacccgttattttaaaaaaaacgtcaaaaaaacgcgttttattcctatataacgcgtttttgacccaaaacgtgctcacacccgtcaaaacacgttataacggtcacgcctagtacctgtgacctgggccgtgacccgtttttcgaaccttgGTAAGGATATGTAGACATCCAGAATCTAGGCATAATATGATGTTTGATAAGTGTAGACAACCATGTTTCTTTCTCCTACACATCGAACATTAATCATAATTAACAAAGAGAttaatcataataaaaaaaagattaatcataaTTACAGAAAGATTATACTACAAAAATAAATGATTATACAAGAATTATATGGgattaaagaaaaattattaggCTAATAGTGACATTAATTTAATCTGGGTTTCACTTCTATATCTTCGACTTCAACTCTCCCAAAGAGCTACCCCTTTTTCTTCCACAAAACACCCCACACACCATCGGAATCCTTTTTTCCTAAAGTGAAGCTCATCAATAAGATCTACATATCAGGTATGGGAAATCCCATTTTTCAGAAATCAAAATAATGTTTGATTTTGTAAATCATAGAAATTTGATTtctaatttttttagattttgaacTCCATGTAGATCGAAATATGTTCTGATCGGAAATTAGGGTTCTCCATATAGATTGACAATAAGTCATTTTAGGTTATGATATAGTTGATTGTGGTATTTTGTCGATATTGATTTTTCTTTAACAAATGATGATAATGAAAAATTGGATAGaaattttcattttgatttcaTGAAATAGGTTCAAATAGGGGTTAATAGGAAGTTTCTTAGTGGGTTGGATACGGATTCTGATTGCGCTACTGTTTGATTTTGGTAGTGCGGTTTTTAAAGACGATTCAAGCAGAAGAGTTAGATTAATATCATTGTGGATCAGCGTGTTAGACAGTCTCCTGAAATGCCAGTCTCAATGTGTAAGCATTATTCTGCAGTAGTGAGAAAATGAATTTGGGTTATCTTCAGTTCACAATGAAATTTTGTTGAAGTAGTTATTCAACACCCTTTTTGTTGCACCCTTTTCTGTAATTACCATCGAAGTAATTATTGAAGCCATATTTACTTCAAAGTGGAGGCCCTTATTGGGGTACTAGTCGTCTCATAATTTGGAGTGGTACATGGAAAAAAGAACATTGCGCTAAAAATGGCTTTCTGATCTCATTAGTTTATGTTTCAGGTTAAGTGGTGCTAAAAATGGGTCTTTGTTTCGAAACTCCAGCTCTATTTGTTTTTCACAGAACGCAGTATATTTTCGATTCTCAAGGAAGGAAGAAGACCATTTGTGGGAAAGTTTCTGTTGCAAATCCCACCccaagtttgattttgatttttgaagttATTTAATTTTGGGTTTTCTGTTATTTGACTATTTCTAGTATGATTCCACACAAGACCAAGCGAGGCTGCTGTAGTTTTTAACCGAGGCTTATGAGGGTATTCCAACACCATGGTTATCCCTGATGCTCTCAAGTAAGATCTGGTTCCTGTTTTTCTTatgaatttagggttttatttgatgGGTTACAGATGTGTCTCTGAATCGTTTTTCTGTTTCTAGATGAGAATTAAAATTTCACTGCATATCATTTTTtggttcaattttatttttccgGTGAAGGATTTATTTTGATAACTCATTCTGTTATCTGTTGTGTGTGTAGTAGATGCATGAATAGAGCTTGGCCTGGTCTTGGAGAAGCTCTAAAAGGTAGCATTGAGAATAAGATTCATGGGTAAATTCTCTAACTCCACTAATCTATTGCTCGATTTCATATTTAAGGAAACGTGCACTGAAAATGGGATTCTGGTTAACTTGTTGTATGTTTATTTTGGGCAGGATGGCAACGGAACAAGGATCGTTGATGGAAATTGTATCCAGAAAATATAGTGATAACTTCAAAGTTAAGAGTTTTCCTTATATTTTTTTTGTGATAATGCTTTGTAGCTTGATCAGCTCAGTCGATTTATCCATAAGTTGTTTTGTTAATCTTAGTAGGTTTAGTGTGCGATCTATTTTCTAACCGAACACAGGGCTCTTTGGGTTAATCTCACTATGTCAAGTTTTCGATAACATTGTCTCAGTAGGTTACGTGTTCGATAGATTTTCTTATAGTGTTGTTGTTTGTTCTTTTGGTTTATGAGCATTGCTTTGTTGGTTTCTCTGAACTGGTGATTCAAGTATCTTTTTTAGTATCAATTTGTTCAGTAGTTTGATCCGGCTTTTCAATTTTTGGCTTACTAAACTTTTCTTAAAACTACTGTAAGAGTGTACTATGCTAGTGTGCATGCTCATTTAGGAAGAACTGGAAGCAAAAGAGTTGACTTGGAGTTTGTTTCTTAGACAGTTGTTTGTTTTCTATATTGTTGTCTTCCTTAGCTAGTCATTTCCATATCTTTTCTAGATTGTGTAGTCATTTGATTCTACTGCATCTCTGTTTTTCCCTTTCTAAGTACTCGAATAGAAAATGTTGATTGTATCTATTAAGAAATGAAACTTTCATGCGTGTTGGAATGTACCTTCCCAAATAGCATGGACAACCTGACAACTCATACATGGTTGTTTAGCTTTGTATTCAAAGCTTACCGACAACAACTCATGGACAATTCATTGTTCTTTAGAACTGTATTCAGAGCTTACTGATGATAATGTTTTAAACAGGCAGTTCATTGTTTAGAACTGTTAATGGTGACGACTCATAGATTTTTTGTgaatatttgatttgatttgtgtTACTGAATTAAGAGTTATGGAGTTGAGCAAGAGTACACCCTCCGCAGAAGTATGTTTACACAAGGTTGATGTCTACATCTTAGATTTTGTTTTATGGGAGTT
Above is a genomic segment from Papaver somniferum cultivar HN1 chromosome 10, ASM357369v1, whole genome shotgun sequence containing:
- the LOC113316415 gene encoding uncharacterized protein LOC113316415, yielding MNNPQSVNPVYKSLWSLPILSKVQIFVWKCYEYILPAKTVLARFSNGHDTLCSMCNSGSHELPEHIILHCDFSKVVWSITPFADAIEQDSSLNINLKDWVIKWLTDVAINKNAGDVFSIAWSIWKDRCYHVFQGKNLNHHLTARLFLKLVNDTKLYLHNSDIHVNTRSVLVVDKTIDQVTSSLPIDCHVVFSDASYDKDTNLSGIGLVLTDLAGSFIGCKLKAGNVRKAEEAESLALLEAVNWAKDKGLDKVCFVSDAKAVIDSFSSSNSQSHWENKTVIDDCKSIISCFSLVRFEFLKRNNTMLADKAAKFCRRSRTSGEWMGYIPEFLNSTM